AGGTCTTTGACCTGTACCATGGGGCGTCCTCCTTTCTAAGATATCTTTTTCTCTATATCTCTAGAAGGATACGCCCCCCTCTTTTTACACACAATATGTTACGCTACCCACGGCGTTGTTGGCTTGACAAAAGATGCAGCATTACAATATGCTAAAGCCGGTATCCGCGTGAATGCTGTCTGTCCAGCTACCATCCGCACACCAATGGTCGAGCGTCTCCTGCAGGCTCACCCTGAGGTGGAAACAATGGTCACAAACATGCAGCCGATAGGGCGGGTAGGCATGCCGGAAGAGGTGGCTCAGGCTGTCCTGTGGCTTTGCTCAGACGAAGCTTCGTTCGTGACTGGGCACGCCCTGGCGGTGGACGGTGGTTTCGTGGCACAATGATTGCACTCCAAGCCAGGCTGTTGCTGAACTTTGCTGGCTAGTTCGGGACGAGCAGCTCATCAGACTTATGCACTGTTGGAGTCCTATTGCCATCCAGATGGCTGATACCTGAAATACTGAGGCGATGGGCTGTGCCGTGCAGCTAGGGGGTCACATTTGCCTGAAAAGTGCAATGGGGGTAGGAAGCGACTGCCTTGCAGTAGCCTCGGAGACAGAGGAATTCTCGCTTTTCAGCCAGCACCACGCCATAGCCTCTCATACCATTCCCGGTGTTCCTTTCCTGCCACCTTTCTGTACTTGGCCGTGGTGTTGAAGCTGGCGTGGCCCAGATGTTCCTGAAGGAGCCGTAAGCCATCCCCGGAGTCATCCTGTTTTGCCGCGTGCACGGCAAAGGCATCCCTGAGTCTGTGGGGGCTCACCCCGCGCCTATTCCCAGTCTCCGGGTTTATCAGGTCACCCAGGCATGCCCTTCGGGCACAGTCTCTCACGATCTGCCAGGCCCGGTGGCGGTTTATGCCGAAGATGAAGGTGCGGCCTTTTTCTGTCAGGAACCCGCTGCAGGCGATGTAGTCCCGGAGCATATCCATGGTTTGGCGGTCAACGGGCAGTGTCCTCACCCGGCGGTGCTCCGTTGCCTTAGTCACTGCCTTGTCCACCCTTTCTCCGCATTTGGGGCAGAAGGAATGGCTCCTCCCCAGCCTGGCGCTACAGCGGGGACAGGCCAGTTTCAAGCCGGCCTTCAGGTGCTGAATGGTCACCGTGCCCTCTCGGGAATCGATGTCCTGCACAGTGAGAGCGAGAGCCTCCGATATGCGGCAGCCCAGGCGGACAAGCAGCCTTATGAGCAGACGGTCCCGCAGATTGGTGGGCATCTGCTCCAGTAACTCCAGTTCCTGCCGCTCAAGGTAGGTCTTCATCGTCTTCTGGCCAAGGTTTTCCTGCCTTCAACATCCTTGGGTCATTGGCGTTAGCCGAACGTGATTAGTCTTCATGATTCACTTCGTCATCTTTTGTTACGGCGCTGACAGATTTGCTTCATTGCCGATTCCTGGACGGGCTGGAGAATTCCCCTTGCCAGCCCTCTTATTGAATCCAACCGTGCCTGAAAGTCGGGGCTCGATGGCCTGCGGTGCTATCCCAGCCCACCAGCGAGCCATCTTCTTGGCCATGGCGGGAGTTATTGACCTGCGACGTCTGGTGAACCTGGCCACCTGCCAGACCCTGCGCAAAGCTGGCCTTTTGGTGAGCTCCCTGGCAATGTAAGCAGCCTCAGCATCATCCACTTCTCCGGCCCAGCCAGGCTCCAGCAGATGTTTGGCATACATGTCATGAAGGTCTGGGTCCGCTTCCCTGGGCCACCCTATACAACTCATCCTCCTAGCTCCTCCCTTGCTGCAGTCACTGGTAAGCTCATTCTTCGTCCACCTCCGGATCTCTTTCGAGCATGTTTTGCCCGTCCCCGACCAGGTGGGGTACAGAGTTCAGCCGCACCGGCTGATCGGCTTCTCTCTCTGTCCTTCGCGATCTCAGCCAGGATATTCCCCAGGTGCAGGAAGGCACAGTCCATAGACAAATCACCTGGAACCACAGACCGGCCTGCACTGGCAACTGACCGCTTCTTCCTCGTCATTTCCTGTGATTAGAACCTCTGCTAAAATGGAGGGTAGCAGAAGCTGGGCAGTATTGATAAAGATGGAATATAGCACAAAAATGCTATTACCTCTTCGATGTATCAATGTACGATGCGGTGACTGTTGAGCGGGCTTTGTTCATGTGGTGGGAATGGCGCCGGTCTCTTATTGATCACTGGGCCACCGAGTTGGAATTGTCAGAATTGCCTCTGGATGAGATCAGGGTCGAGGCAAGAAAGAGACTGAAGCCACTGTGTTTCCCGGATAGCATATGGTTAGAGCTTTATTGGATATCAGCAGTGGCTTGCGACTGCTGCCTTGACTATGAGCCTTCCTTTGAGAAGATCGTCATTCCAGGGTGGCTCTCCTGGCCCTTCGATGAGAGGGTCTCATCGGTCTATGACCTGCTGAGGCCGTGATGTCGGATAGAGCCGCCACAGGTTTGGAGGGAAATCGACAGGGCGTTTGATCCGCTAGCGTGGATGGCTCCTCGGGTGTTCTTCAGTCCGCGCGAGCCACGAGTGTTGTTGCCCTCAGACCACGACTTCTGCTCCATCCTCCGGGGGCTGCGGGGAAGAC
This is a stretch of genomic DNA from Chloroflexota bacterium. It encodes these proteins:
- a CDS encoding SDR family oxidoreductase; amino-acid sequence: MFFSISLEGYAPLFLHTICYATHGVVGLTKDAALQYAKAGIRVNAVCPATIRTPMVERLLQAHPEVETMVTNMQPIGRVGMPEEVAQAVLWLCSDEASFVTGHALAVDGGFVAQ
- a CDS encoding integrase, whose product is MKTYLERQELELLEQMPTNLRDRLLIRLLVRLGCRISEALALTVQDIDSREGTVTIQHLKAGLKLACPRCSARLGRSHSFCPKCGERVDKAVTKATEHRRVRTLPVDRQTMDMLRDYIACSGFLTEKGRTFIFGINRHRAWQIVRDCARRACLGDLINPETGNRRGVSPHRLRDAFAVHAAKQDDSGDGLRLLQEHLGHASFNTTAKYRKVAGKEHREWYERLWRGAG